A window from uncultured Fusobacterium sp. encodes these proteins:
- the pdxT gene encoding pyridoxal 5'-phosphate synthase glutaminase subunit PdxT: MKIGILALQGAFLEHKKILDKLGITSIYIKEKSQLEEIDGIILPGGESTAMGKLMREFDLLEPLKEKIINGIPVFGTCSGLILLAKKLANDDTVHLGVMDIVVKRNGYGRQLGSFQCLGSIKGIEKKIEMVFIRAPYVEVVGEGVEVIGEVEGKIIAVKEKNMLGISFHPELTEDTTLHKYFLNMIEKNRK; the protein is encoded by the coding sequence ATGAAAATAGGAATTTTAGCTTTACAGGGAGCTTTTTTAGAACATAAAAAAATATTAGATAAATTAGGAATTACAAGTATCTATATTAAAGAAAAATCACAACTTGAAGAAATAGATGGAATAATTTTACCAGGTGGAGAAAGTACAGCTATGGGAAAATTAATGAGAGAGTTTGATTTACTAGAACCTCTAAAAGAGAAGATAATAAATGGAATACCAGTATTTGGAACTTGTTCAGGATTAATTCTTTTAGCTAAAAAATTAGCTAATGATGATACAGTTCATTTAGGAGTAATGGATATAGTTGTAAAAAGAAATGGTTATGGTAGACAATTAGGAAGTTTTCAATGTTTAGGAAGCATCAAAGGAATAGAAAAGAAAATAGAGATGGTATTTATAAGAGCACCATACGTAGAAGTAGTAGGAGAAGGAGTTGAAGTTATAGGAGAGGTTGAGGGAAAAATTATAGCTGTAAAAGAAAAAAATATGTTAGGAATATCTTTTCATCCTGAGTTAACAGAAGATACAACATTACATAAATATTTTTTAAATATGATAGAAAAAAATAGAAAATAA
- the pdxS gene encoding pyridoxal 5'-phosphate synthase lyase subunit PdxS, with the protein MIMSRYELNKNLAQMLKGGVIMDVTTPEEAIIAEKAGACAVMALEKVPADIRKNGGVARMSDPKMIKEIQKAVSIPVMAKVRIGHFVEAQILESLEIDYIDESEVLTPADDRFHIDKTKFQVPFVCGAKNLGEALRRIQEGASMIRTKGEPGTGDIIEAVKHMRRMNEEIRRIGSVEESELYNIAKELGVPYELLKYVHENKKLPVVNFAAGGVATPADAALMMQLGCDGVFVGSGIFKSGDPAKRAAAIVKAVTNFDNPKILAEVSEDLGEAMVGINVYSLEEKEKMSDRGY; encoded by the coding sequence ATAATTATGTCAAGATATGAGCTTAATAAAAATCTAGCACAGATGTTAAAAGGTGGAGTAATAATGGATGTTACTACTCCAGAAGAAGCAATTATAGCTGAAAAAGCAGGTGCTTGTGCTGTAATGGCTTTGGAAAAAGTTCCAGCTGATATAAGAAAAAATGGTGGAGTAGCAAGAATGTCAGATCCAAAGATGATAAAAGAGATTCAAAAAGCTGTTTCTATTCCTGTTATGGCGAAAGTTAGAATTGGACATTTTGTAGAAGCTCAAATATTGGAGTCTTTAGAGATTGATTATATAGATGAAAGTGAAGTATTGACTCCAGCAGATGATAGATTTCATATAGATAAAACTAAATTTCAAGTTCCATTTGTATGTGGAGCAAAAAATTTAGGAGAAGCCCTAAGAAGAATACAAGAGGGAGCAAGTATGATAAGAACTAAGGGAGAGCCTGGAACTGGAGATATAATAGAAGCTGTTAAACATATGAGAAGAATGAATGAAGAGATTAGAAGAATAGGTTCAGTAGAAGAATCAGAATTGTATAATATAGCTAAGGAGTTAGGTGTTCCATATGAATTGTTAAAATATGTACATGAAAATAAGAAATTACCAGTAGTTAACTTTGCTGCTGGAGGGGTAGCTACTCCAGCAGATGCTGCTCTGATGATGCAATTAGGTTGTGATGGTGTTTTTGTAGGGTCAGGAATATTTAAATCAGGAGACCCAGCTAAAAGAGCGGCGGCAATAGTAAAAGCAGTAACTAATTTTGATAACCCTAAGATATTAGCAGAGGTATCAGAAGATTTAGGAGAGGCTATGGTAGGGATAAATGTTTATAGCTTAGAAGAGAAAGAAAAAATGTCTGATAGAGGTTATTAA
- a CDS encoding PLP-dependent aminotransferase family protein, which produces MNNLKLFSGDTLYLKLYNLLKKDIEDKKILSKLPSIRKLAKDFNISIFTVIKAYELLEKDGYVASKKGSGFFIKNNRNHHIFYSEDYMANEDFKYNYFNENCAIDFSSASPKSNFFPIEILKESINKILDTDGEKALLYELPQGNISFRKTIVNNLKNFNIFTNLENIQIISGAQQGINLLSQILIQNGDIVVLENPTYKGAVNSFVNSGASIKKISVEDDGINLDELESFLKFNKIKLLYTIPIFQNPTGVTLSEKKKIKLLKLAEKYDFYILEDDSISDIYFNKKILPLKSLDNNNRVIYIKSYSKVFMPGFRLGFMIIPNSFINEIIRAKYSSDISTSGLNQRIFQYFLKNDIWEEYTKKLRTHFKEKQKFLIDKLSNIDKISFSKPQGGLSFWIKLPNNITGEAIYFKLIKQGVKIIPGVVFSNDFSNYIRLSFAQCSLEDIDRGIEILRNAIEELSSF; this is translated from the coding sequence ATGAATAATTTAAAACTCTTTTCTGGAGATACTCTATATTTGAAACTATATAACCTTTTAAAAAAAGATATTGAAGATAAAAAAATTTTATCTAAACTTCCTAGTATTCGAAAATTAGCAAAGGATTTTAATATAAGTATTTTTACAGTGATAAAAGCTTATGAATTATTAGAAAAAGATGGATATGTCGCTAGTAAAAAAGGAAGTGGTTTTTTTATAAAAAATAATAGAAATCATCATATTTTTTACTCTGAAGATTATATGGCAAATGAAGATTTTAAATACAATTACTTCAATGAAAATTGTGCGATTGATTTTTCTTCTGCATCTCCTAAAAGTAATTTTTTCCCCATTGAAATTTTAAAAGAGAGTATTAATAAAATCTTAGATACTGATGGAGAAAAAGCTTTACTCTATGAACTCCCTCAAGGAAATATCAGTTTTAGAAAAACTATTGTAAATAATTTAAAGAATTTTAATATTTTTACAAACTTAGAGAATATTCAAATTATATCAGGAGCTCAACAAGGAATTAATCTATTAAGTCAAATTTTAATTCAAAATGGAGATATTGTTGTTCTTGAAAATCCCACATACAAGGGAGCTGTAAATAGCTTTGTAAATAGTGGAGCATCTATAAAAAAAATTTCAGTTGAAGATGATGGAATTAACTTAGATGAGTTAGAAAGTTTTCTTAAATTTAATAAGATAAAGCTTCTCTATACAATACCTATATTTCAAAATCCTACTGGAGTAACTCTTTCTGAAAAGAAAAAAATAAAACTTTTAAAATTAGCTGAAAAGTATGACTTTTATATTCTTGAAGATGACAGTATCTCAGATATATATTTTAATAAAAAAATTTTACCTTTAAAAAGTTTAGATAATAATAATCGAGTAATTTATATAAAAAGTTATTCAAAAGTTTTTATGCCTGGTTTTAGACTTGGATTTATGATAATTCCTAATTCTTTTATCAATGAAATTATCCGAGCTAAATACTCTTCAGATATTTCAACTTCAGGTTTAAATCAAAGAATTTTTCAATATTTTTTAAAAAATGATATTTGGGAAGAATATACTAAAAAACTTAGAACTCACTTTAAAGAAAAACAAAAATTCCTTATTGATAAACTTTCAAATATAGATAAAATTTCATTTTCTAAACCTCAAGGTGGGCTCTCTTTTTGGATAAAACTTCCTAATAATATAACTGGAGAAGCTATTTATTTTAAACTTATCAAACAAGGGGTTAAAATCATTCCAGGAGTTGTTTTTTCTAATGATTTTTCTAACTATATTAGATTAAGCTTTGCTCAGTGTTCACTTGAAGATATAGATAGAGGAATTGAAATATTAAGAAATGCTATTGAGGAATTAAGTTCTTTTTGA
- the upp gene encoding uracil phosphoribosyltransferase, producing MAVIEINHPLIQHKLTIMRSVDTDTKSFRENLNEIAKLMTYEATKNLKLQDREVTTPLMTTTGCELQDRIAIVPILRAGLGMTDGILDLMPTAKVGHIGVYRNEETLEPVYYYCKLPVDITSRKVIVVDPMLATGGSAVYAIDYLKNSGVKDIIFMCLVAAPEGIAKLLNKHPDVAIYTAKIDQGLTAEGYIYPGLGDCGDRIFGTK from the coding sequence ATGGCAGTTATAGAGATAAATCACCCATTAATTCAACATAAATTAACAATCATGAGAAGTGTAGATACAGATACAAAATCATTTAGAGAAAATTTAAATGAGATAGCAAAACTTATGACTTATGAGGCAACAAAAAATTTAAAATTACAAGATAGAGAAGTAACTACTCCACTTATGACAACTACAGGATGTGAACTTCAAGATAGAATAGCAATTGTTCCTATTTTAAGAGCTGGGCTTGGAATGACAGATGGTATATTAGACCTTATGCCTACTGCTAAAGTTGGACATATAGGAGTATATAGAAATGAAGAAACTTTAGAACCAGTATATTATTATTGTAAACTTCCAGTAGATATCACATCTAGAAAGGTAATAGTTGTAGACCCTATGTTAGCTACTGGTGGTTCAGCTGTATATGCTATTGATTATCTAAAAAATAGTGGAGTAAAGGACATAATATTCATGTGTTTAGTAGCAGCTCCAGAAGGAATAGCAAAATTATTAAATAAACACCCAGATGTAGCTATATATACAGCTAAAATCGACCAAGGATTAACAGCAGAAGGATATATTTATCCAGGACTTGGAGATTGTGGAGATAGAATATTTGGAACTAAATAA
- a CDS encoding molecular chaperone: MKKIIGILFILITGISYSLSFTVYPTKFDVDYKKVGVYEVEIINNTLEPLRIEIFPEADKEFGEDYNVNKNITIVPKNIFLKPGGTQLARFRFKPDTNVKDGQYKSNLIFREIPSEIKTEAKTEEKVDTLVSNIKFITEMAIPVYLTTDNIRLDGEVKNVEVIGKGKNLLIKCDTNSKGNSSIELLYSLEILDTKEKLTGILGYTARTGNETISLAVSLKNNLKGKRGIFKIYDKDGKVYFKKDVKF; this comes from the coding sequence ATGAAAAAAATAATAGGAATTTTATTTATATTAATAACAGGAATAAGTTATTCGTTAAGTTTTACTGTCTATCCTACAAAATTTGATGTTGATTATAAAAAAGTAGGAGTTTATGAGGTCGAAATAATAAATAATACTTTAGAGCCATTAAGAATAGAGATTTTTCCAGAAGCTGATAAAGAATTTGGAGAGGATTATAACGTAAATAAAAATATAACAATTGTGCCTAAAAATATATTTTTAAAACCCGGAGGGACACAATTAGCAAGATTTAGATTTAAGCCAGATACAAATGTAAAAGATGGTCAATATAAAAGTAATTTAATTTTTAGAGAGATACCTTCTGAAATAAAGACAGAAGCTAAAACAGAAGAAAAAGTAGATACATTAGTAAGTAATATTAAATTTATAACAGAGATGGCTATCCCAGTGTATTTAACTACAGATAATATCAGATTAGATGGAGAAGTAAAAAATGTAGAGGTAATAGGAAAAGGTAAAAATTTATTAATAAAATGTGATACCAATTCTAAAGGAAACTCTTCAATTGAACTGTTATATTCTTTAGAAATTTTAGATACAAAAGAAAAATTAACAGGAATTTTAGGTTATACAGCTAGAACAGGGAATGAAACAATTTCATTAGCAGTTTCTTTAAAAAATAATCTAAAAGGTAAAAGAGGAATTTTTAAAATTTATGATAAAGATGGAAAAGTATATTTTAAGAAAGATGTAAAGTTTTAA
- a CDS encoding toxin-antitoxin system YwqK family antitoxin, protein MRYLKKIKYLIMMLIFISFSYSIEFDISEKQVKDGIVYRRGEKNSFTGVFIGENIREEYKKGVRNGKYIGVIKIEKDEYICEGEFVEGIKNGDWFIKFPNGKIHAILKYNYDLPAGQWTYFYPNNRVKGYENFENGIISGEVTVYRDNGDLLKKLEYKNGLVDGEMIIYSKNKVLDSIVNFSMGKLDGKIAIYFNNNILQLDGKYKNDKRESLWRLYYNDGNLKMVVTYNHGLKNGRMIVYNKEGQIVQSTIYKENNEVDEKGNIIEKADNKSDTKDNILIRFKNISYDLEYIKYNEVLSNL, encoded by the coding sequence ATGAGATACTTAAAAAAAATTAAATATTTAATAATGATGCTTATATTTATTTCTTTTTCTTATTCTATTGAATTTGATATATCTGAAAAGCAAGTAAAAGATGGAATAGTATATAGAAGAGGGGAAAAAAATAGTTTTACAGGTGTTTTTATAGGGGAAAATATAAGAGAAGAATATAAAAAAGGTGTGAGGAATGGGAAGTATATAGGAGTAATAAAGATAGAGAAAGATGAATATATATGTGAGGGAGAGTTTGTTGAAGGAATAAAAAATGGAGATTGGTTTATTAAATTTCCAAATGGGAAGATACATGCAATTTTAAAATATAATTATGATTTACCTGCTGGACAGTGGACATATTTTTATCCCAATAATAGAGTGAAAGGATATGAGAATTTTGAAAATGGAATTATTTCAGGAGAGGTTACTGTATACAGAGATAATGGGGACCTTTTAAAAAAGCTTGAATATAAAAATGGACTAGTTGATGGAGAAATGATAATTTATTCTAAAAATAAAGTATTAGACTCAATAGTAAATTTTTCAATGGGAAAATTAGATGGGAAAATTGCAATATACTTTAATAATAATATATTACAATTAGATGGTAAATATAAAAATGATAAGCGTGAAAGTTTATGGAGACTTTATTATAATGATGGAAATTTAAAAATGGTAGTAACTTATAATCATGGATTAAAAAATGGAAGAATGATTGTATACAATAAAGAGGGTCAAATAGTTCAAAGTACGATTTATAAAGAGAACAATGAAGTTGATGAAAAGGGCAATATTATTGAAAAGGCAGATAATAAGAGTGATACTAAAGACAATATTCTAATTAGATTTAAAAATATTAGTTATGACTTAGAATATATTAAGTATAATGAGGTTCTTTCAAATTTATAG
- a CDS encoding ABC transporter substrate-binding protein: MKKNMLKLIFFFLIVVVRSFSIIDDEINEIFQVENSKNKELIVEQEVRAETFDPVLVRDTYSKRLIDYLYQPLFKIDKNGNIENCLLEKSEWKDKMKLYCILRDDIYFYNGDKITSYDVKASIEDFIERSFMNMSYDSIKKVKVINDREFYIILKYPDVTLERALTNPIISIIKRVDGKILGSGIYYVAEEKNKAFLLKKNKYYKEEKYAFESVEVRGELNSYQRILNSMKAHKYITYDLYKEDIEKAKEIGAITDRIKIEQGNIFDIYSLLFGNNYEYSLDEKKAIESIIDRDIETIYPEKIFLKIKGLNENKFKLSKLKKEYSLEKSREIIKKNNLDKRKIEIMCLNTIHSREMANKVIRELEKEGLQVELKIYDLNKFMHKLRSKDYDIAVYTITISCKYLGASLEKILIGDLASEELHDSIGPFISLMKQSKSQDEAFLALDKILSLIYSGRYFIPIEHKETYILGEGEVIQRVKK, encoded by the coding sequence ATGAAAAAAAATATGTTAAAGTTAATATTTTTTTTTCTTATAGTTGTGGTAAGAAGCTTTTCAATAATTGATGATGAGATAAATGAAATATTTCAAGTGGAAAATAGTAAAAATAAAGAATTAATAGTAGAACAAGAGGTGAGAGCAGAAACTTTTGACCCAGTTTTAGTTAGAGATACATATTCTAAAAGATTGATTGATTATTTATATCAACCACTTTTTAAAATAGATAAAAATGGAAATATAGAAAACTGTCTATTAGAAAAGTCTGAATGGAAAGATAAAATGAAATTATACTGTATATTGAGAGATGATATATATTTTTATAATGGAGATAAGATAACCTCTTATGATGTAAAAGCTTCAATAGAGGATTTTATAGAAAGAAGTTTTATGAATATGTCATATGATTCAATAAAAAAGGTAAAAGTAATAAATGATAGAGAGTTTTATATTATTTTGAAATATCCAGATGTAACTTTAGAAAGAGCTTTGACTAATCCTATTATTTCTATAATAAAAAGAGTAGATGGGAAAATATTAGGAAGTGGAATATATTATGTAGCTGAAGAAAAAAATAAAGCATTTCTTTTGAAAAAGAACAAATATTATAAAGAGGAAAAATATGCTTTTGAAAGTGTAGAGGTAAGGGGAGAATTAAATAGTTACCAAAGAATATTAAACTCTATGAAGGCTCATAAGTATATAACCTATGATTTATATAAAGAAGATATAGAAAAAGCTAAAGAGATAGGAGCTATAACCGATAGAATAAAAATAGAACAAGGTAATATTTTTGATATATATTCTCTGTTATTTGGAAATAATTATGAATACTCTTTAGACGAAAAAAAAGCTATTGAATCAATAATAGATAGAGATATAGAAACTATTTATCCAGAAAAAATATTTTTGAAGATAAAAGGGTTAAATGAAAATAAGTTTAAATTATCAAAATTAAAAAAAGAATACTCTTTAGAAAAATCCAGGGAAATAATTAAAAAGAATAATTTAGATAAAAGAAAAATAGAAATAATGTGTTTAAATACGATTCACAGTAGAGAAATGGCTAATAAAGTAATAAGAGAACTAGAAAAAGAAGGATTACAAGTAGAGTTAAAAATATATGATTTAAATAAATTTATGCATAAATTAAGAAGTAAGGACTATGATATTGCTGTATATACTATAACCATAAGTTGTAAATATTTAGGAGCGAGCTTAGAAAAAATATTGATAGGAGATTTGGCAAGTGAAGAGCTACATGATTCCATAGGACCATTTATATCATTGATGAAACAATCTAAAAGTCAAGATGAGGCTTTCTTAGCGTTAGATAAAATATTATCTTTGATTTATAGTGGACGTTATTTTATCCCAATAGAGCATAAGGAAACATACATTTTAGGTGAAGGCGAAGTAATACAGAGAGTAAAAAAATAA
- a CDS encoding transporter substrate-binding domain-containing protein has translation MKKILIFFYLLINIITLGAEEIRVSYPKNRVDFNFYQNLEEDRYKGRYIDLFDFINKDKKYNFKYKIEKKVEKDLSDIQIRKLGNFDSNYNYIETPYTQRIYVIAKKGITLENIEEKSNLKIGYLGKGIEEIEKLKAYYDIPKNDITIFKNEEDIYYALISEKIDIAVIVNLKKSSNFPNVEILTTISAKEYIGIRKDREDLYQLFSKNIEKFDIERVLESNKKNRVEYFKYLYKDTPIYEDIKTRYKEIKILVPSKEFIPYYKVKGLDSIGLVPYIGEEIGAFLEIPIKYVFSQDESWDINGVDFNKEKATLSRGYLRNEIVGINKLTDGTILTYKDLEEMTIIKLKDTNLNNLLSKLNNKKIIKVTSFDEGMKYLKNTKNSVFIGTQLYLNYYLKKENLDKEYKVSQYKFEISTEMTFKDEELIKILNGILLSYPANEVEYIANSMVVTDSNLSLKIFIVESIVIGIILIYGILRFKRGKK, from the coding sequence TTGAAAAAAATATTGATATTTTTTTATTTATTAATCAATATAATTACATTAGGAGCAGAGGAAATAAGAGTTTCTTATCCTAAAAATAGAGTAGATTTTAATTTTTATCAAAATCTAGAAGAGGATAGATATAAAGGAAGATATATAGATTTATTTGATTTTATAAACAAAGATAAAAAATATAATTTTAAATATAAAATAGAAAAAAAAGTAGAAAAAGATTTATCTGATATTCAAATTAGAAAGCTTGGGAATTTTGATTCAAATTATAATTATATAGAAACTCCATATACACAAAGAATATATGTAATTGCAAAAAAAGGTATAACTTTAGAGAATATTGAAGAAAAATCTAATTTAAAAATTGGTTATTTAGGAAAAGGAATAGAAGAAATAGAAAAATTAAAGGCATATTATGATATTCCTAAAAATGATATTACAATTTTTAAAAATGAAGAAGATATTTATTATGCATTGATATCAGAAAAAATTGATATTGCAGTGATAGTAAATTTAAAGAAGAGTAGCAATTTTCCCAATGTTGAAATTTTGACAACAATAAGTGCAAAAGAATATATTGGAATAAGAAAAGATAGAGAAGATTTATATCAGCTTTTTAGTAAAAATATAGAAAAATTTGATATTGAGAGAGTATTAGAGAGTAATAAAAAAAATAGAGTGGAGTACTTTAAATATTTATATAAAGATACCCCAATATATGAAGATATAAAAACTAGATATAAAGAAATAAAAATATTAGTTCCAAGTAAAGAGTTTATACCTTATTATAAGGTTAAAGGACTAGATTCCATAGGCTTAGTACCATATATTGGGGAAGAGATAGGAGCTTTCTTAGAAATACCTATAAAATATGTCTTTTCCCAAGATGAGAGTTGGGATATAAATGGAGTTGATTTTAATAAGGAAAAGGCGACTTTAAGTAGAGGGTATTTAAGAAATGAGATAGTAGGAATAAATAAGTTAACTGATGGAACAATACTCACTTATAAAGATTTAGAAGAAATGACAATAATAAAACTAAAGGATACAAATTTAAATAATTTATTGTCAAAGTTAAATAACAAAAAAATAATAAAAGTAACTTCATTTGATGAGGGAATGAAATATTTAAAAAATACTAAAAATAGTGTATTTATAGGGACACAATTATATCTTAATTATTACTTAAAAAAAGAAAATTTAGATAAAGAGTATAAAGTCAGTCAATATAAGTTTGAGATTTCAACAGAGATGACATTTAAAGATGAAGAATTGATAAAAATTTTAAATGGAATATTGTTGAGTTATCCTGCTAATGAAGTAGAGTATATTGCTAATAGTATGGTTGTTACAGATTCAAATTTAAGCTTAAAAATATTTATAGTTGAAAGTATAGTGATTGGAATTATCTTGATTTATGGGATTTTAAGGTTTAAAAGAGGGAAAAAATAG
- a CDS encoding transporter substrate-binding domain-containing protein has product MKIYKKLLGIIFLLLSFNSLAQEKIYKIATDIDFPPFQYRNSRNELIGIDIELLEAIAKNQNFKYEILELGFQGAINALNNGEVDAIFSAMTITDKRKEKYDFSNPYVKNGIALAVKEDSDITSYEDLKGKTVTIRTGTVGHDFVSKISDKYNFYLVHLDDDLNLVEDVVNNMSDACFEDSIYIRYNISKGEKIKLVIEEKPHLECGVMVLKGKNQELLEKINKGLKELEKNGTYRKIMDKYLVGYNESL; this is encoded by the coding sequence ATGAAAATATACAAAAAACTATTAGGGATAATATTTTTGTTATTATCATTTAATTCTCTAGCACAAGAAAAAATATACAAAATAGCAACAGATATAGATTTCCCTCCATTTCAATACAGAAATAGTAGAAATGAACTTATAGGAATAGATATAGAGTTATTAGAAGCAATAGCAAAAAATCAGAATTTTAAATATGAAATTTTAGAGTTAGGATTTCAAGGAGCTATAAATGCACTAAATAATGGAGAGGTAGATGCTATTTTTTCAGCAATGACAATAACAGATAAACGTAAAGAGAAATATGATTTTTCAAATCCATATGTAAAAAATGGAATTGCTTTAGCAGTTAAAGAGGATTCAGATATAACTTCTTATGAAGATTTAAAAGGGAAGACAGTAACAATCAGAACAGGGACAGTAGGGCATGATTTTGTTAGTAAAATATCAGATAAGTATAATTTTTATTTAGTACATTTAGATGATGATTTAAATTTAGTTGAAGATGTAGTTAATAATATGTCAGATGCTTGTTTTGAAGATAGTATATATATAAGATATAATATATCAAAGGGAGAAAAAATAAAATTAGTCATAGAAGAAAAGCCACATTTAGAATGTGGAGTAATGGTATTGAAAGGAAAAAATCAAGAGCTATTAGAAAAAATAAATAAAGGTTTAAAAGAATTGGAAAAAAATGGAACATATAGGAAAATAATGGATAAATATTTAGTTGGATATAATGAGAGCCTTTAG
- the rpmE gene encoding 50S ribosomal protein L31 — MKNGIHPQYNVVTVECTCGEKFETRSTYAKGSELKVAVCSKCHPFYTGKAKFIDAAGRVDKFNKKYSINK, encoded by the coding sequence ATGAAAAACGGAATTCATCCACAATATAATGTTGTAACTGTTGAGTGTACTTGTGGAGAAAAATTTGAAACAAGATCAACATATGCTAAAGGAAGCGAACTTAAAGTAGCTGTATGTTCAAAATGCCACCCATTCTATACTGGAAAGGCTAAATTCATCGATGCTGCTGGAAGAGTTGACAAATTCAACAAAAAATATAGCATTAACAAATAG
- a CDS encoding ribonuclease H family protein encodes MVAKKFYAYFLEKENISGIVETWDECKTLVNGKKARYKSFPTRKECETWLGAGANYEKKAEIKKEIQENLPMGIYFDAGTGRGIGVETRITDEKGNSLTHFNSYGYIPNEFGNIHLGKEKTNNFGELLGLLLAIDIATKGNYKHIYGDSNLVLYFWSKGIFKKDKLPSETVELILKVIDARKKFELNGGTVEYISGDYNPADLGFHK; translated from the coding sequence ATTGTGGCAAAAAAATTTTATGCATACTTTTTAGAAAAAGAAAATATTTCTGGTATTGTAGAAACTTGGGACGAATGTAAAACTTTAGTCAACGGAAAAAAAGCTAGATATAAATCATTTCCCACAAGAAAAGAGTGTGAAACTTGGCTAGGTGCAGGGGCTAACTATGAAAAAAAAGCTGAGATAAAAAAGGAAATTCAAGAAAATCTTCCAATGGGAATATATTTTGATGCAGGAACTGGTAGAGGAATAGGAGTTGAAACCAGAATTACTGATGAGAAAGGAAACTCTCTTACTCACTTTAATTCCTATGGTTATATTCCAAATGAATTTGGAAATATTCACTTAGGAAAGGAAAAAACAAATAATTTTGGAGAGTTACTTGGACTTTTATTAGCTATTGATATTGCTACTAAAGGAAATTATAAACATATTTATGGAGATAGTAATTTAGTTCTATATTTTTGGTCTAAAGGAATTTTTAAAAAAGATAAATTACCTTCTGAAACTGTGGAATTAATTTTAAAAGTTATTGATGCTAGAAAAAAATTTGAACTTAATGGTGGGACAGTTGAATATATTTCTGGAGATTACAATCCTGCTGATTTAGGATTTCATAAATAA
- a CDS encoding TIGR02206 family membrane protein, whose amino-acid sequence METFKIFSSEHFWLIFSNIIFFIFLLIIANFFSKRYFAKISAIIILILKLAELTYRHLYNNEEIFELLPLHLCNITLIFVIIMMLSGSKTLFQLCFYWSLGAIFAIATPDVKYSFPNFMTLSFFITHFYILFAVIYTYIFFKFHPTLWGYFAAFFTINLICLGVYFINDSLGTNYLYVNRIPDFSSPLNYFGEWPYYIIVVELIYIILTYLIYFPFKNRAVKFGKSKFY is encoded by the coding sequence ATGGAAACTTTTAAGATTTTTAGTAGTGAGCATTTTTGGTTAATTTTTTCAAATATAATATTCTTTATATTTTTACTTATTATTGCTAATTTTTTTAGTAAAAGATACTTTGCAAAAATATCTGCAATAATAATTTTAATTTTAAAGTTAGCTGAATTAACATATAGACATCTCTATAACAATGAGGAAATTTTTGAACTCTTACCTCTTCACTTATGTAATATTACTCTAATCTTTGTTATTATAATGATGTTAAGTGGTTCTAAAACACTGTTTCAACTATGTTTCTATTGGAGTTTAGGTGCAATTTTTGCTATTGCTACTCCTGATGTTAAATATTCTTTCCCTAATTTTATGACTTTGAGTTTTTTTATAACTCATTTTTATATATTATTTGCTGTAATCTATACTTATATATTTTTTAAATTTCATCCAACCCTTTGGGGATATTTTGCAGCATTTTTTACAATCAATTTAATTTGTTTAGGAGTTTATTTCATAAATGATTCTTTAGGAACTAATTATCTATATGTTAATAGAATTCCTGATTTTTCCTCTCCTTTAAATTACTTTGGAGAGTGGCCTTACTATATTATTGTAGTAGAATTAATTTATATCATTCTCACATATCTTATCTATTTTCCTTTTAAAAACAGAGCTGTTAAATTTGGAAAATCTAAATTTTATTAA